A part of Olleya sp. Bg11-27 genomic DNA contains:
- a CDS encoding carboxypeptidase-like regulatory domain-containing protein gives MNQIVNKSIKLTTTLLILMSCLFTYAQNTQEFKGRILDKNTNKPLALADLTVTKSNISTVSNSEGEFSLKVPENLINNSAVVSYLGYQKLEFKLLDLKTNMTIYLEQAPTVLAEIDLVTPQDAAELVKKTFALKGDNYFNETIFMTGFYRETIKKRNRNASLSEAVVTIKKQSYTTNKSDDITLIKARKNTNYARLDTLALKLQGGPFSSLYTDVIKYPKFIFSNNTMANYDFTFGRTTQIDNKLVYVVNFIQKKTISSPMYYGTLYIDVKTSALTSASYNLNVENREEAGKLFVRKKPLTATVYPTEASYRVNYRTKDGKWYFGYSNIILTFKVNWKNRWFNSKYTLQSEMAITDWEINENTVKTKTQKLRPNSILQNKASGFSDPDFWGAYNIIEPEKSIENAINKISKQLKKE, from the coding sequence ATGAATCAAATAGTTAATAAAAGTATCAAACTAACAACCACCCTTTTAATTTTAATGAGTTGCCTCTTTACTTATGCACAAAATACGCAAGAGTTTAAAGGTCGAATATTAGACAAAAACACTAACAAGCCTCTTGCTCTAGCCGACTTAACAGTAACAAAATCCAATATTAGTACGGTTTCTAATAGTGAAGGTGAATTTAGCCTTAAAGTACCAGAAAATCTTATAAATAATAGTGCAGTAGTCTCTTATTTAGGCTATCAAAAACTAGAATTTAAATTGTTAGATTTAAAAACTAACATGACAATTTATTTAGAACAAGCACCAACAGTACTCGCAGAAATAGATTTAGTTACTCCACAAGATGCAGCAGAATTAGTAAAAAAAACATTTGCCTTAAAGGGTGATAATTATTTTAATGAAACTATTTTTATGACTGGGTTCTATAGAGAAACCATAAAAAAAAGAAATAGAAATGCGTCACTATCGGAAGCTGTAGTCACTATCAAAAAACAATCCTACACAACTAATAAAAGTGACGACATCACCCTTATTAAAGCGCGAAAAAACACTAATTACGCTAGATTAGACACCCTTGCCCTAAAATTACAAGGTGGTCCTTTTAGTAGTTTATATACAGATGTGATCAAGTATCCTAAATTTATTTTTAGTAACAACACGATGGCTAATTATGACTTCACCTTTGGACGTACTACTCAAATTGATAATAAGTTAGTTTATGTGGTCAATTTTATTCAAAAGAAAACTATAAGCAGTCCAATGTATTATGGTACGCTTTACATTGATGTAAAAACCAGTGCTTTGACCAGTGCTAGTTATAATTTAAATGTTGAAAACAGAGAAGAAGCAGGAAAGCTTTTTGTTAGAAAAAAACCATTAACTGCTACCGTCTATCCTACCGAAGCCTCTTATCGCGTAAATTACAGGACCAAAGATGGTAAATGGTATTTTGGTTACAGTAATATAATATTAACATTTAAAGTCAACTGGAAAAACCGTTGGTTTAACAGTAAGTATACTTTGCAAAGTGAAATGGCAATCACTGATTGGGAAATCAACGAAAACACAGTAAAAACTAAGACACAAAAATTACGCCCAAATTCAATTTTACAAAATAAAGCCTCTGGTTTTTCTGATCCTGATTTCTGGGGTGCATATAATATTATTGAGCCCGAAAAGTCAATTGAAAATGCGATTAATAAAATTAGCAAGCAATTAAAAAAAGAATAG
- the bshC gene encoding bacillithiol biosynthesis cysteine-adding enzyme BshC: MPTHCISFKDTGYFSQLICDYLAETETLKPFYNRFPNIQNFKAQIKEKQETFRNDNRSVLFNALEEQYKILDTSEGTHTNIKLLADSKTFTITTGHQLNLFTGPLYFLHKIISTINLTKELKVAYPEYNFVPIYWMASEDHDFEEINYFNFRGKKIRWNKDASGAVGDLDTKGLKEVFELFTKELGIGTNAKYLKALFENAYLKHDNLAEATHYLANGLFGEQGLVIIDANKKALKQLFIPQIKRELFNNTSFEAVTETSKQLSQVSDNYNIQVNPREINLFYITKDVRERIVYENNTYKALNTNVVWSKDQIEKEVQEHPERFSPNVIMRPLYQEVILPNLCYIGGGGELAYWFQLQSNFEANQVTFPILLLRNSVLIKTKQQTEKLDKLGISDKDLFLKRNSFINKKVREISNIDIDFSEQVKHLKAQFKDLYALAEQTDQSFVGAVASQEKKQINGLEHLEKRLLTAQKRKLKDQVARMTALQYQLFPNYSLQERNTNFSELYLEFGSELIPHLIKNLKPLQGQFLIVEL; the protein is encoded by the coding sequence ATGCCAACACACTGTATTTCATTTAAAGACACTGGATATTTTTCTCAATTAATTTGTGATTATTTAGCAGAAACTGAAACGTTAAAACCATTTTACAATAGGTTTCCTAATATCCAGAATTTTAAAGCCCAAATTAAAGAAAAGCAAGAGACGTTTAGGAATGACAATAGAAGTGTATTATTTAATGCACTTGAAGAGCAATACAAAATACTTGACACGTCAGAAGGAACACATACTAATATTAAGTTATTAGCAGATAGTAAAACATTTACTATTACAACAGGGCATCAACTTAACTTATTTACTGGCCCGTTATATTTTTTACATAAAATTATTTCGACCATAAACCTGACTAAGGAATTGAAAGTTGCTTATCCTGAGTATAATTTTGTGCCTATCTATTGGATGGCTTCGGAAGATCATGACTTTGAAGAAATCAATTATTTTAATTTCAGAGGAAAAAAGATACGTTGGAATAAAGACGCGTCGGGAGCAGTTGGAGATTTAGATACAAAAGGTTTAAAAGAGGTTTTTGAATTATTTACTAAGGAGCTAGGTATTGGCACTAATGCTAAATATTTAAAAGCACTTTTTGAGAATGCCTATTTAAAACACGATAATTTAGCTGAAGCGACACATTATCTAGCAAATGGGTTGTTTGGCGAACAAGGTTTAGTGATTATCGATGCCAATAAAAAAGCATTAAAACAATTGTTTATTCCGCAAATCAAAAGGGAGTTATTTAATAACACATCTTTTGAGGCTGTAACTGAAACCTCAAAACAATTAAGTCAAGTTTCCGATAACTATAACATACAAGTTAACCCAAGAGAGATTAACTTATTTTATATAACAAAGGACGTCAGAGAGCGTATTGTTTATGAGAATAACACCTATAAAGCTTTAAACACAAACGTTGTTTGGAGTAAAGATCAGATAGAAAAAGAAGTTCAAGAGCACCCTGAGCGTTTTAGTCCAAACGTTATTATGCGTCCATTATACCAGGAGGTGATATTGCCAAACCTGTGTTATATTGGTGGTGGTGGAGAACTAGCGTATTGGTTTCAATTACAGAGTAATTTTGAAGCTAATCAGGTCACATTTCCAATCTTATTATTACGTAATTCAGTTTTAATAAAAACAAAACAACAAACGGAAAAGCTGGATAAATTAGGGATTTCTGATAAAGATTTATTCTTAAAACGCAATAGCTTTATTAACAAAAAGGTAAGAGAGATTTCAAATATAGATATCGATTTTTCTGAGCAAGTCAAACATTTAAAAGCACAGTTTAAGGACTTGTATGCGTTAGCAGAACAAACAGATCAGTCTTTTGTTGGAGCAGTAGCGTCGCAAGAAAAGAAACAAATCAATGGATTAGAGCATTTAGAAAAACGTTTGCTTACAGCTCAAAAACGTAAATTAAAGGATCAAGTCGCCCGTATGACCGCTTTACAATACCAATTGTTTCCAAATTATAGCTTGCAAGAACGCAACACCAATTTTTCGGAATTATATTTAGAATTTGGTTCGGAATTAATACCTCATTTAATTAAAAATTTGAAACCTTTGCAAGGTCAATTTTTAATTGTTGAATTATAA